One Pygocentrus nattereri isolate fPygNat1 chromosome 23, fPygNat1.pri, whole genome shotgun sequence genomic window carries:
- the alad gene encoding delta-aminolevulinic acid dehydratase has product MTQPADSILHSGYFHPVLRNWQTCASDLRPDNLIYPIFITDSPDAVEPIASLPGQARYGVNKLEGMLRPLVEKGLKCVLIFGVPAKIAKDERGSGADTDDTPAVQAVKKLRTTFPNLVLACDVCLCPYTSHGHCGILREDGTLDNAASCVRLAEVALAYARAGCHIIAPSDMMDGRIASIKQALISNDLGNKVSVLSYSAKFASCYYGPFRDAAQSKPAFGDRRCYQLPPGARGLALRACDRDVKEGADMLMVKPGLPYLDILREVKNKHPTHPLAVYNVSGEFAMLWHGAQAGAFDLRTAVLEAMTAFRRAGADIIITYYTPQLLTWLTE; this is encoded by the exons ATGACGCAGCCTGCTGACTCGATCCTGCACAGCGGATACTTCCACCCAGTTCTACGAAACTGGCAAACGTGCGCCTCTGACTTGCGGCCAGACAACCTCATCTACCCCATTTTCATCAC TGACAGTCCTGATGCAGTGGAACCTATTGCAAGTTTACCTGGTCAAGCAAG ATATGGTGTGAATAAGCTTGAGGGGATGCtgcgcccccttgtggagaaagGCCTGAAGTGTGTGCTGATTTTTGGAGTTCCTGCAAAAATTGCAAAG GATGAGCGAGGCTCTGGAGCTGACACTGATGACACACCTGCTGTCCAGGCTGTGAAAAAGCTTCGAACAACCTTCCCTAATCTAGTGCTGGCTTGTGATGTCTGCCTCTGCCCTTACACATCACATGGCCACTGTG GAATTTTGCGTGAAGATGGCACCCTGGATAATGCAGCAAGTTGCGTGAGACTGGCGGAGGTGGCGTTAGCCTATGCTCGTGCTG GATGCCACATCATCGCTCCTTCTGATATGATGGATGGACGGATCGCTTCCATCAAGCAAGCACTGATATCGAATGACCTCGGAAACAAG GTTTCAGTACTGAGCTACAGTGCTAAGTTTGCATCCTGCTATTATGGACCTTTCAG GGATGCTGCCCAGTCCAAACCAGCATTTGGAGACAGGCGATGCTATCAGCTGCCCCCTGGTGCCCGAGGTCTAGCACTGCGAGCCTGT GATCGAGATGTGAAAGAGGGAGCTGATATGCTGATGGTTAAGCCAGGATTGCCTTATCTTGATATCCTGAGGGAGGTTAAGAATAAG caccCTACACACCCACTGGCAGTGTATAATGTGTCTGGAGAGTTTGCCATGCTGTGGCACGGAGCGCAGGCAGGAGCATTTGACCTGCGCACAGCTGTCTTGGAGGCCATGACCGCCTTCCGCCGAGCAG GAGCAGACATCATCATCACCTACTATACTCCTCAGCTGCTGACATGGCTAACAGAGTGA
- the tmem203 gene encoding transmembrane protein 203, producing MLFSLRELVQWLGFATFELFLHLGALLVFSVLVAVQVDKLITSMSWWLVFVPLFAADGLSTYFTAIVSIRLYQEGEKRLAVLRLLWVLTVLSLKLVCEVLLCQKLAENDPTLDPLFGLIISPLFILLQLLMIRACRVN from the coding sequence ATGCTTTTCTCCCTGCGTGAGCTGGTGCAATGGCTTGGCTTTGCCACCTTCGAGCTGTTCCTCCACCTGGGTGCACTGCTGGTCTTCAGCGTGCTGGTGGCCGTCCAAGTGGACAAGCTGATCACCAGCATGAGCTGGTGGCTGGTGTTTGTACCACTGTTTGCCGCCGATGGCCTCAGCACCTATTTCACAGCCATTGTGTCCATCCGCCTGTACCAAGAAGGAGAGAAGCGTCTGGCAGTGCTGCGACTGCTCTGGGTCCTCACTGTGCTCAGTCTCAAGCTAGTCTGTGAGGTGCTTCTCTGCCAGAAACTGGCTGAAAATGATCCGACTCTGGACCCGCTATTTGGCCTCATCATCTCCCCACTCTTCATCCTGTTGCAGCTGCTGATGATCCGTGCCTGCCGTGTTAATTAA